The Lytechinus pictus isolate F3 Inbred chromosome 5, Lp3.0, whole genome shotgun sequence DNA segment ttttttaatcaaatcgcaggtatatacagaatatagcttttacacattacatttattcaacccagttgaaccGAATATTTTGAGGTGGccaaacatagcaatgtgggaaaatttgtaaaaagtcgccagcacGCGAGCAAATCGAGCAAGAAAAAATTGCCCATCgaaattgacatttcattgtttccattcatttcatcatacgttgtctcctataatttattttattacttcTTGGGTGTAGAACCACTTGTAGGCCAGTGATTGAAATGGAATGGTCCCTACAAGGAGCGTTacagagccatttgaaggttatagatgaagagctcCTAccgcgtggggtctggggcaactgccccggtagcttatttgaataaaatttagcaagtttatagCGCTATGTTGTAAGCAGTCCTTCTTTTTTCccactctttattttcattcctcggcagcccggttgtgtcattaattttttttcttgtcttttttctttgatttccaATGTAGCTTTTGACTATTTCCATTCCGACCTTCATTTACCGCTATGTTTTCTATTGcattaaatataggcctatttcggaatgattttttctttctcaaatgttcttctttcattccttttccgTCCGATATCcgtccttttccattaaaaaaaatcttcgttttctttcacttttctcttgcccttcccttttcctcctttccttttctttccccttcccctttcacccttatgtttgttaaaatatccctcccttttccccgttttttttttccagtgaaATCCGTTAGGgtgcagcttgccccccccccccgcctgttacgccactggtcgtGCCGAAACAGAGTCTACGGTATTGTTTACATAGCAAATCTCAGAATTTCCTTGCTCTATGAAGTTTCAATCTTGGCAGAGGCTGGGACGAGCATGTGGAAGTAGCTAGCGAACAACCCATgcttcaggggccgcggaagcgggtccggggggggggggctgggggggaaTTCAGCCCCCCGGCCCCCTCACTTATTTCCAAaacagtgtacaaaaaacgtaaaaatgacattaggattgtgatattttgaatggtcagccccccccccccactttgaaaactgttccgcgACCCATATTGCCGTACCTATTACCCCATACCACTGGTAGAACACGAAACGGTAGCTATAGGCCTACGTCTAATCCGTAAGACTATGAAAAAAACTGAAGGCCAATGCATGCAGCTGCCTCTACCTGTACCAAGATCATAATCATGTACGCATAAGTGGGGTAAACCCATCCCGAAACCCATATATACCTAACAGTGCTGtaactttcatttcattttgtaaagagGCAGAGAATCTATTTGCGATGACCGTAGCAAGTGGTTCCTCTCATGCCCCCAAACAAAGTGTGAGCCGTGTAATTGTCATTTTCACCGCCAAGCACGTACAAGCagtcatttacatttttttctcaaataaacATAGAGCGAATGcgtattttctgctattttttctACATGACCAGCTCATCTGTCCAGCcaccaattcattttatttcatcattttatcattgGTATCCATTCGTTCATCCATTCAATCCGTCCATCCTGGGGGGTTATCAGTAGGCCTATCCATCGGATGATCGGGCGGATGATACAATACACCCATACCCAGGCCCAGCTATCAATCCAtcattcattctcttcactCGATCTTCAGTCATTTCTCCATCCAAGAAGATTGCTCCATCCGTCCATAGAATATAGCTTTAGATCTGTCCATTGGTAATAAGGCTACCACCCTCTCTTCTGCCGCCCCCAACTTTCCGGCTCATGGGCTCGCGTGAGTGTGTGTGAGCGAGTTGATCTCCTCGAAATTGATACACAAATCATACACCATGGGGCTATAAATAGCTCCATGCTTACACATTACGTTGGTCTGTTCTCTTCTGCTTCTTCAAGTTTGCGTAGTCTTCTTCACGTACCTTGCTTCCCGGATTCCCCACACGTTCATTGTAAATACCGTCTTAGGAATGAGACCCAAATACACATTGTATCTTGCCTgtattcatgttattatttgTACTTTGTGTATATTTTATGATTGCATGTGACTGTGCTTTTTAAACAagcaaataaagaagaattaaTAACTCTGGGTCTATAGCACAGAGTTCGgtcctgtatatatatatccccAGATAAAAATCACACTTTTACTGCTGAGCAATACTGAACTTCTCATTATTAAAAATCGAGATGCAAGTTTCCTTGCAGGGCTGCAAAATTAATAGCTATTTTGTcactgttttttgttgttgttgaaatcTTGCCGAGTACGTCATGTCTGCCCCATCCCTCAATTTTCTTTGCTCATCATCTGCTTGTGAATTAAAATTCCAAAACGTGCATCGATACTCGCATACACGCACTATTCGGTCTATATGTGTAGACTATACTCACGTACTTTGCACAAATCAACAGCTCGTACGTGTACTTTTGTGTGTACAGATGGTGGTTTCAATTCAACTCTGTAAAAGTTTTGATCTTTTCATCAGATGATTCGCCTCAACAGGCATTTGATATCTCTACAAGTTAGATAGATCTAGGTCTAAAATAAAAGTCATATCATAATGGATTCGTCATTCTCAGACATTGAAGAAGATGTATACCAGCGATATGCGTATTTTGAAGAGGAAGAGGTaagtttatttctttcttttttctgatGATGGGTTCTGATGTCTGCATGGCTGTCCCAATACCGGTACCGTACTGGTGCGGGCGGTAGGGTCTGTGGATCGGACGACTGCTACAGGCTACAGCGGCCTAATCAAAATGTGATGTACCCTCACAAGACAAGAGTCACATCTCCGTGATAATAAACGTGtaagatttatttatttgtggCTGGGCCATGGGAATGATGTAGGTCGTCATCGAAatgtcatattaaaaaaaaggcttGCCTTAGATATATTTACTTAGATCTGGCCTAGGGCTAGgctagtatacccagttgttgtgtgtccggacaggttgtgtgtccggacgatcagttttagaaagtcatttggaaaaatttacaagcaaagtttcataaaatgttttgtacGAAATGTTAGgtaatattatagagaacaaaacagaagatgattacaactattgaattcgtatttttagtgtaatccaaagacaaaaaagaaggcttcaaaaatattaagtgtccggacaccccaccacccccccccatcctactactagtagtagtataccGTATGGGCATGCACTTAGTATAAGTCTATAGTACTACTATTCAACTCGGCATATTTCAAGGATTTTGAAATATTCCCCCAAATACTTataaatagggaatttatcttgatttcatacctttgttatttccagggtaatctgttgtcggtattttattgatcaatctgtcgactatttgcgcggaggatcgaattatgcggctaTGGCCTTTGaatggcactagtattcaacctaacGTTTGTGAGGATAGATAGCGAATCTCAAaatggtttagattgctaaattagatctagatctatgtaagcctctggctttgattaattccctgtttggtctcatctcaaatggtctagtccatagtcggatgggacaagggcagattgagagaccgggtcatctttcatcgctaggttgaatactactGCGGACagattgaatactagtgccaaaaaccatcgccgtataattcgattgCCCAGTGCACACAGTcgacggaaaaagaataaccagcattagctcttggaaataagacgggtctaaaaatcaggtaaattctatatggTATTTGAgaaaactctccaaacgggttgaatactagtgcccttacggtatcTAACAACATTAGTTCTGGCGAGATGATTATGAGAAGATGAGTCTGACTCGAGAGTGAGACTGCGTGAGTACCGTAGtccgcaggggccgcggaacggttttcaaagtggggggccgaccatgctaaaaatcacaatcatatggtcatttttacgtttttgtacacggttttggaaaaaagtgggggggggctgaagcccccccggttccgcggcccctggtccGTACGATACATTTCATTTGTTCTCCCATCTCAACAGAACAGGACAAGGAAAAGGAGTAAAGTTAGGGCCTAAACATTAAAACTAGATGTTTACTGTTCCTGTATCTCATTCGAATTCACAAAAACAACTGTTTGTGATACTACTTTCTACTAAGTTGATAAATCGTCAAGCTCACTCTGCTTGCTTGGGACTTTTATTATGAAAACCTTTCCCCAATGCGCTATGCTGtcctcatttctttttacatcATGCTACTTCCGCCTAGAGCTTTGTCCCAAAGCTTGCATTATACAACCAttaaaaatcctgttcacctaTGACAGGGAAATTTGTGGTTTTTGACCACCCCCCCACCACCAACCACTGTTACGCCCTTGGGCTCATAAATGAAGCTCAATGAAAGTCATCCCTTTCTCAATTTTTATTCCCTTATCGCATACCCTGTTGTGGCACAATTTGGTAATTTATCTGAATGTGCAGTTGTCAAAATGTGCCGCCACAATGTTACAACACATTTTGGTAACCACATCGCCTAAACCCACTTGTTCTACCATTACTTTTGTCTCACCACCAGTTGATCTAAGATCTGCACGGTCCAATACCCACTTGGTCGGATTATGGCAAGAATGTTgtatgccatttcgtccaataaccTTGGACTAATCTttggtcaaatttcatttaaatctcaatagccatttcgtccaatatccTTTAGTCCAATGTCCATTTGGTCGGACTTGATCCAATACCCACTTGGTGCAATTGCCCCCATTAACGTTTTTATACCAAGTGAgaattggaccaaatgggtaTTGGAAAAACTGTCAATTGGATCAAGTGGGTACCTGTACTGGCTATTGGACAAAATATCCATTGAACAAAGTGGCATTTAGGCGAAATGGCTCTTGGACGAAGTCGCTCTCTTAGACCAACTGCTTATATAGGACAAAGTACTATTcaacaaaaatgatatttgactAAAAGGCATTAGACTACATGGTCAATTGACAAAATGGCGTTGGATGTAGAggcaaatcccccccccccccactcaaaCACAGATAAATACTACCCCTGCCAAATCAAAGCTTCATTCTCAATGACAAAAAATACCCATGGGGTTAACAGCGATGATCTCAGTGAGAAACATTATGTGATGAcattaattcttttattttatgtCATTACCATTACAACACAGCGCCTGATACCTCGACAcagtcattattttattattattctttgtttgttttgggGGGAAGGCCTCAAACCCGATaccataattatttatattatgcCACAAAGCTGGCACATCCTCCACAATTTGGTACTAGTAACATAAAAACCCTTTAGGCATAGGTGCACTATCAGCACTTTTTGCAGTTACCAAATTGTGCCATGAAATAGTTACATAACGTTTGTGTAAATGGCATATTTtggtaatttaccaaaatgtgttGTAACATACCCTCATCTTCAAGTAAAACACCCATCATCACCTGATGGATGTTATGCAGGGAGATGATTGGTTACTAGTAtttgataaaacaatattttttgaggGTGGGAGGAAGGGGGGGAGACTAGCTACTTGGTCACGTCAAAAGTAGTATTTTACGCATAATGCTGCCCACGATAGGTCATTTACTAATACATTGTATTAAATAAACCAATGCAGTATGCTGAAAACATTTCAAGCTCCCAGAAACACCATCCAAAATTTTTAGTCTACAACCATGGCTGGTGGGTGCTTTATAAAGTTGTTTGTTCGtgaagagtgactttaagaatgactggttatCCATGAATATCATtgaccacaagaaaggatcggAAAGGATCCCCAGTTGTTCTTAAATTCACTCTTTATGACTTCTGAATTCTGCATTTTCTATAGACTTTGTACAGGAATCGTCGGGTTTTGATTAacggacaagtccaccccaaccaaaagttgattaattgaattcattaaatgaagagaaaaattcaactcacataatgctgaaaatttcatcagaattagacgtaaaataaaagaaacaacattATAGAGTTTGACTAAAATGTACACAAcagatatgcacatcctggttgggaTCCAAATGAGAGGACTGATGACATttctatttacatgtattttgtactttattattgTCTAGTTGTCATATGAAAAAAGTttgtattcctccctgaacatgtgaaacaataatttttgttcCAGTCAAATTGGTCATTATTGTCTAATCTTAAAAAATTAAACTATTGAATAATTCAAGCGATAAAATCCCAAAGAAATAGTAAGGGACATCaccaactctctcatttgcatatcacttaGTTTTGTGCATATAAGTGTGTTGTTTATATAAATAAGTGGaacttcaaaatgttataacttatttcatatcaaatttcaaagaaaatttcagcattatgcttgtttgatttgtttgtgttgattcaaatcaattttttgctgGGGTAGAATTGACCaattggaaggggggggggggaatttttttGGTCAAGCAATACCGTGTTAACCATTGTATTTCATTGCATGTTTTGGCAAAGTTTATCTATGTATATATAGCTGTtgtgaaatcatatttttgtttgtcgTTTTACAGCTCAGTGATATATCAGACCCAGCCGAATCACACGAAAATATAGGAGAGGAAGGAGGTACCCACAGACTGCAAGCAGGTAGGCGAGTAGGGAGGGACAAAGAACAAGGCCATGGAGAAAGCAGCGAAGGTCACGTTGGAGAAGGTACTGGTAAATCATCCAGAGGTGGTCAAGGAGGCAGAGGGAAAGGAAGACCCAGAGGAGGCAGCAAAGGACGGGTAGGAAAAAGAGTAAGCATTGTAACAGGCACTGGCAGAGGAAGAGGCACAGGAACCAGTAAAGGACAGGTTGGAAGAGAATCCATAGGCAGAGGAAGAGGTGCAGGAACCAGCAAAGAAGGACAGGTTGGAAGAGAATCCATAGGCAGAGGAAGAGGTGCAGGAACCAGCAAAGAAGGACAGGTTGGAAGAGAATCCATAGGCAGAGGAAGAGGTGCAGGAACCAGCAGAGGACAGGTTGGAACAGAAGCCATGGGCAGAGGAAGAGGTGCAGGAACCAGCAAAGAAGGACAGGTTGGAAGAGAATCCATAGGCAGAGGAAGAGGTGCAGGAACCAGCAGAGGACAGGTTGGAACAGAAGCCATGGGCAGAGGAAGAGGCGAAGGCACCAGCAAAGAAGGACAAATTGGAGGAGGAAACAGAGGAAGGAGAGGTAGAGTGTCTCAAGTTGGGCGTAGAGGCAGAGGTTCTAGAACTGGACAAGGACTTGGAGGAATTGGTAGTGGCTATGCAGAAGATAGTGTAGAAGGAGGCAGCAGCAACCAAGGAGATGGTGGAGAGGGCCCCATTGAACGTGAAGGCAGAGGACAGGGCCGAGGACGAGGCAGAGGACGAGGCAGAGGCCGAGGCAGAGGCCGTGGTCgacgtggaggaggaggaggacatGATGCCGAGGTTGCTCGAATTGAAGGTCTGCGTCAAGATCGTCGTGAAAGATTGAAGGTTTGTTACATAATTCGACATAAATAGTTCTATACACCTCAGGACTCTTTGTTTTGTAAAACGAAAGGGATCATAATAATTCAAAACTGCAAAATGGAGTCATAAATCCCTACTTGTTGCTTCTCCAAGATATAGATTCAAGTGGAAAGTTGTGAAAAGAAGCCCCAAAAagttaaaaacatgtttttgcaggggaaggagggggggggggggtaatccatgtcggtttattttcattcggtctaatgccaatttttCCAAttatgtgggttttttttatatccccCCCAAATATGTCATTTAtggggagaaaaaaataaaaaatatatatatacgtatgtatatacatacatatatatatatatatacagttatGCGTCAGTGTCATAATGTAGAAACAAAAGAAGACTTAATAGAAACGCTGTGAGGAGACATAATCTTCTGCATCTATATTATATAGATATAGATGCAGACCCTCAATAAGAGCAATTAAAGTATTTCTAGAAAGGAATTTTGTTAAAAACAGTTTTTACCTAGTCTGTGTAAGCAATGatgttgaaattcattaaaggacaagtccaccccaacaaaaacttgatttgagaaaaaaaaagaaaaaaattcaacaagcatatcactgaaaatttcatcaaaatcggatgtaaaataagagttattgcattttaaagttttgcttcatttcacaaaacagttatatacacatctcGGTGGgtgtgcaaatgaggaactaatgacatcactcactatttcttttgtattttatgatatgaaatatgaaatattttaattatctcctcattgtcatgtgaaatgaaaattCTTTCCTTCCTAAACACAgggaatttcattattttaacattttttgcttcaggcaaggatgttctaattgtcaaattcgtaaaaattgaagtattgtataattcaaacaataaaaaacaaaagaaagagtgagtgacatcattaaCTCTCTCATGTGGGTGTAACTGTAACTGGtttgttcatataactattttttttaaaataagcgaaactttgaaatgtcataactttcttattttacatccgattttgatgaaatttccagcattgtgcttgtctgatttttctctattgattcaaataaaaaattttcggaggtggacttgacctttaagaaatgatttcattttttcatatttttcttcaaattctaAGGACGGAGCATGTGCTTTAGAGACCACTTGAGCTTATAAAATCACTTTTGGCTCAGATACCATCCTCTTGCTATCCATTTTCATCATGTCGTCCATGTCCTAACCACTTTCTTGGTTCTCCTGCAGACTTTCACtattttacaaatataaaagaaacatGTAGGCCCACACAAACTTGACATGATACTTGCATAAGTGAATTTTCAGTGATGTATATACCGGttggaaatatttattttgtcaaatgaggaaaaaaaaatattcaattggGATCATGCAGACTTATATCACAATATTTCCCTTTCATTCTGCTTTTTTTAGGTGAAAGTAAGAGATATGACGAGGGAACAATTGGAGGACCTCGTCATAAGGCAAGTGGAGAGGGAGCCAGGGCTTATCATAGATTTAATGAACCAGGGCCAGGCAACACCCCCATCCCCAGGTGAAACACAACGAGACATCCCATCATGGTGTGTGTGCAACAATTGCACAGTGAAGCCTACAGATCGGGAGAATGTGTGTTGCGGATACACACCTAATGAGTGCCTCACAAGACATGGTGTAAGTCAACTTCACTTGATGGAGAATCGTATTAGGATGGGAATGTTTTAAGCAAACAAAtccaaaataaattcatatgtcCTGCACAAGGGATTTGAAAGACCACATTTCTTCAcaattgaataggcaactatTCTCAGATGTTTAACCAAATGCACATTTTGAGATGTACATAGTacacaaataatgaatatttatgagtgcaatggacagaatactttaggaggtgaaagatgaaatgatccattcaacgaggtgAAGCCGAATTGagtggatcattcatttcatatttcaccatatgaagtattctgtccattgcacgaatgaaaagaacattcattatttggtttatatgacaccttaAATAGATTGTTTTTCATATGTTGATGCAAAATGTGCAAAATATGCTTATGCTGTGCGAGCTCGGTCTGTTGACTATCACGTATACACTTATGCATGGGTGGCTCGGtggcgtgcaatggacaaacttgtatggatccaaaattgcacggttgatgacatcattgtaaaatgggctgaatgatcgatattgaacaaccaatcaaatgacaaggaatATCTTGGTGTCATATAATATCTGTTATCCCACTTTGAATCAAACATCCTTTTCTTAGTCCTTGTGTGACTTTGCCCAACATCCAACAATACCTTGGtgttttttctcttcttttacacaaacattttaatttctttcttacaTTTGTATCAAATCAAGAtctaaattgtgtttttttcaaAGATGATTATTCAAAAATTTGTTAGCATGATGTAATGATTTTCAATAGCATAACTCATGGCTGAAAATTAAATTTACACCTTCTGTATTACATTCATTGTTATTTTCAGATAAgtctttttaaaagaattttgttacaaaaaaatacaaattttatcaaatattttatttcttgttattgCTTTCCTTTCAGACCTTTGCTCTCATAATAGATGAGGCAAACCTGGCACTCCAGAGGGCAATGTGGAACGATGCCTACAACCTTCTTGTGGCAGCTGAGGAACCAGGCCAGGCCAATAAATCCATGAGGCACTCGGCCTAtaggtctgtaattttttgGCAGCATGGGACATTGGGAAGGGGTAATAGAAGAGTTGTCCCGAGCTGCTGTTCGGACAAGATTCATGAGAGATACCCATCCCCTAATGATCAGTACACTGGATTCATCCCAGGAAGATTTGTTTAGCTCGGTATTCCTCATCTTCAGTTTAACTTCTGTAGTTCAATAGAAACTCTTATTGATTAGTGTCTtagattttgtttgttttcgcACTGGCTAACTTGTTTCCAAAATTTCATTCTCTTTTAAAGCTCTATTCAAACGCAAgaagtaaaatatttttataatgttatcAAAAGGAAAAGTTCACCCTAACACCGGGTCGGATTAtaacaaaaatcaatcaaacacaaaaaaattcaatttcatcaagATGGGATGTAAGAAGAAATTACATCACTACGATTTATTCTGTTTGACAAGTTACATACGCATCAGGGGTGATATATAAATGAACCACTGACAACACACACCACTTTTCTCTTTGAAACTACTTCAACTGTGTGGTAACAAAGATACAGTTATCTCCCATGGTGCCCAGTTTCCAGGCTGACCGGTTATTTTCACAAGATAAAAATGAGTTGTTTTAGACATTATAAGGTGCACATGTTCTATGTCATTTTCCATGGTATATGTTTGATTCTTACGACATATTGATCAGATACACCATATTGAAGTAGCTTACTTAATTACATTGCCATGTCATTACATTATAGCAACTGACAAGATAtagatatattttgttcatgtatATGCACATTGTAACTGTAGATCAATGCAATTAAAGTTACATTCATTGATGGACCTTATTTTGACATGCAACCTTAGTTGAAAACATACTCGTACATTGTATAAGCATGAAAGTTGTAATGATAAAAGGTAACCGTTTCTGATTGAGAGAAAATAGAGACAAACTGTAAAATGTATCAGTGAAAGGATTTATACGAATGATTATACAATATGCAACTGAGgaccattattttttcatgtagTTTTATTTCTAAACATTTATTTGTACCTCGATTATATGTATAAAGAATGCCATGATCATAAAATCATGtcctttgaaagaaaaaaacaacaactttctTTTGGCGATGTAGGCAAGTTACACCACAGGTGCCTCatataaaagcatgaacaaactTATGTTCTTCTAATGGTTGAACGGTTTGGGTTCAGTTGTAATACTGGCTTCTGCTTATATTTATGAGTTTGCAATGtcatgtaaaaataatcataggaCAAATACTGTACAGCTATTCTAAAGAGGAACATTATTTTTTGGTCGTAGAATTATTTCCTTCTCAAAATATTGCTGGTGACAAAAGGGACAACATAAAACTGAGAATAACAGAAATAAACAGGATTTGATATCCAGCTTGtcacaaaataagaaaatatactGTACTTTGAACGACTGGAATAAGTGCGGCAAAATAAGAACATATACTGTACTTTGAACGACTGGAATAAGTGCGACAAGATCAAATCAATTTTCCAATAGATGTTTTGGAGTTTATTTTCACAAGGAGTCGAG contains these protein-coding regions:
- the LOC135154284 gene encoding spidroin-1-like; amino-acid sequence: MDSSFSDIEEDVYQRYAYFEEEELSDISDPAESHENIGEEGGTHRLQAGRRVGRDKEQGHGESSEGHVGEGTGKSSRGGQGGRGKGRPRGGSKGRVGKRVSIVTGTGRGRGTGTSKGQVGRESIGRGRGAGTSKEGQVGRESIGRGRGAGTSKEGQVGRESIGRGRGAGTSRGQVGTEAMGRGRGAGTSKEGQVGRESIGRGRGAGTSRGQVGTEAMGRGRGEGTSKEGQIGGGNRGRRGRVSQVGRRGRGSRTGQGLGGIGSGYAEDSVEGGSSNQGDGGEGPIEREGRGQGRGRGRGRGRGRGRGRGRRGGGGGHDAEVARIEGLRQDRRERLKVKVRDMTREQLEDLVIRQVEREPGLIIDLMNQGQATPPSPGETQRDIPSWCVCNNCTVKPTDRENVCCGYTPNECLTRHGTFALIIDEANLALQRAMWNDAYNLLVAAEEPGQANKSMRHSAYRSVIFWQHGTLGRGNRRVVPSCCSDKIHERYPSPNDQYTGFIPGRFV